The Leishmania donovani BPK282A1 complete genome, chromosome 23 genome contains a region encoding:
- a CDS encoding metallo-beta-lactamase family protein-like protein, with amino-acid sequence MLVLCRPLLLLHRGGGALRPTDLVRCTFQPNLTSLTNQVNRNEHFLKFGNKNIPMGVPRVSRRDVRPISILHETPHLLVAGRNYANGFAGNQFLLVQKERKECIFVDAADDWPDDWVSFIATSGLRPTHFFLTHCHVDCIVNLNAFLAVMEHHFHVRLGLMWCPAEQSWVDVFPRACERYGRIEEMRQPLPMLQNSLYSHYTYAHQLGQRQRVLNEAAAATEGGEDGADTVAGGRGSSSPRAPPRQLVRSSDILLSSATNRSTSFYDFGPHSVLHYVFTPGHSPGHMMLALPRERLLFTGDVLFYNAVGRVDLPWGSGERLAESLLTLEGYPDNTVLLPGHGRLTTLGRERRENRALRALYERRAAGDQQVSVGYNTGYL; translated from the coding sequence ATGCTTGTGCTGTGTCgtcctctcctgctgctgcaccgaggcggaggggcaCTTCGGCCCACCGACCTGGTGCGGTGCACCTTTCAGCCGAACCTCACCTCCCTCACGAACCAGGTGAACCGCAACGAGCACTTCCTCAAGTTCGGCAACAAGAACATCCCAATGGGCGTTCCGCGGGTGTCACGGCGCGACGTGAGGCCCATCTCCATTCTGCACGAAACGCCACACCTGCTTGTCGCTGGCCGCAACTACGCTAACGGCTTTGCAGGAAACCAATTTCTGCTAGTgcagaaggagaggaaggagtgTATCTTCGTCGACGCGGCGGATGACTGGCCGGATGACTGGGTCTCCTTCATCGCCACCTCCGGCTTACGCCCGACGCACTTCTTTCTCACGCACTGCCACGTTGACTGCATCGTCAACCTCAACGCATTCCTGGCTGTCATGGAGCACCACTTCCACGTGCGGCTAGGGCTCATGTGGTGCCCGGCGGAGCAGTCGTGGGTGGACGTCTTTCCGCGTGCTTGCGAGCGGTACGGCCGCATTGAGGAGATGCGGCAACCTCTCCCAATGCTGCAAAACAGCCTGTATAGCCATTATACCTACGCACATCAGCTTGGTCAGCGTCAGCGCGTCCTGAAcgaggcagctgctgcaacggagggcggagaggacgGCGCTGACACGGTGGCTGGTGGACGCGGTTCCTCATCACcgcgtgcaccgccacggcagctggTTCGTTCAAGCGACATCCTTCTCTCAAGCGCCACGaaccgctccacctccttttACGACTTTGGCCCTCACTCGGTGCTGCACTACGTCTTTACGCCCGGCCACTCACCCGGGCACATGATGCTGGCCCTCCCACGTGAGCGGCTGCTTTTCACTGGCGACGTCCTCTTCTACAATGCCGTTGGCCGCGTTGACCTGCCGTGGGGATCAGGGGAGCGGCTGGCTGAGAGCCTGCTGACATTGGAGGGGTATCCAGACAACaccgtgctgctgcctggTCACGGCCGTCTCACCACTCTGGGGCGAGAGCGACGAGAGAACCGCGCCCTACGTGCTCTGtacgagcgccgcgccgctggagATCAGCAGGTGTCTGTTGGCTACAACACCGGATATCTGTGA